The Cervus canadensis isolate Bull #8, Minnesota chromosome 9, ASM1932006v1, whole genome shotgun sequence genome contains a region encoding:
- the TSC22D1 gene encoding TSC22 domain family protein 1 isoform X2, with product MHQPPESTAAAAAADMSARKMAHPAMFPRRGSGGGSASALGAAGTGVGSSAPSAEDFPPPSLLQPPPPAASSLSGPQPPPPQSLNLLSQAQLQAQPLAPGGTQMKKKSGFQITSVTPAQISASISSNNSIAEDTESYDDLDESHTEDLSSSEILDVSLSRATDLGEPERSSSEETLNNFQEAETPGAVSPNQPHLPQPHLPHLPQQNVVINGSAHPHPLHHHHPIHGHHLHHGPHHPSHAGVASTSIPGGPPSSPGSRKLSAAGSSDGVMPVAPTSAVSSSGSPASVMTSIRAPSTTGSLGINSVTGTNTMNNVNITAVGSFNPAVTSSILGNANISVSSIPSAASVSVGPAVSSGVNVNILSGMGNGTIASSAALNSAASAAAGMTVGSVSSQQQQPAVNTSRFRVVKLDSTSEPFKKGRWTCTEFYEKENAAIPATEGVVVNKVVESVRQNPTEATSERESTSGSSVSSSVSTLSHYTESVGSGEMGTLAAPPVQPQPPPTLPGVALPQMDFSGAAPQGISAVSIPQSISQSQISQVQLPSQELGYQPKPGLQPVPLQAGIQPSPVGVVGVTSALGQQPSIASLAQPQLPYSQAAPPVQAPLQGAPPQQVQYGQPAPAVAPPMAPSHGTSVTPNPASEYVQPSPLLQTAVPSGQPTSAGVALGATVIPMAQPQSIQLPVQPAAVQAQPAGAAGQPVGKAHTAVAVVPPGSQIANIGQQTSLPSALQQPSTQVTPSVIQQGAPPASQIVPPAPAAILHQGVQPSASSLPQQLVIAPQSTLLPAPPQPQGVESVAPGVVSKQLPAVSPLPSASSISVTNQVSSAGPSGLPSAPTNLVPSQNIAQAPATQNGNLVQSVSQPPLLASNINLPLAQQLPLSSVQFSAQSLAQAIGSQIEDARRPAEPSLVGLPQTISGDSGGVSAVSDGSSSSLAASASLFPLKVLPLTTPLVDGEDESASLLPEVQGVILEPQIQPRPRRAFDVRGPLSPLNLWRQNIQLLERVGKGFLSTGKHPPSAKGTPLAEPSWMISVTHAATAVWKAVVNGATHYV from the coding sequence ATGCACCAGCCGCCCGAGTCCACGGCGGCCGCGGCCGCTGCAGACATGAGTGCTAGGAAGATGGCGCACCCGGCAATGTTCCCTAGAAGGGGCAGCGGCGGGGGCAGCGCCTCCGCTCTCGGTGCAGCAGGTACCGGCGTCGGTAGTAGTGCCCCATCTGCTGAGGATTTTCCGCCTCCGTCGCTGCTCCAGCCGCCGCCTCCTGCAGCATCTTCTCTGTCGGGACCACAGCCTCCGCCTCCACAAAGCCTGAACCTCCTTTCGCAGGCTCAGCTGCAGGCACAGCCTCTTGCGCCAGGCGGAACgcagatgaaaaagaaaagtggctTCCAGATAACGAGCGTGACCCCGGCTCAGATCTCCGCTAGCATCAGCTCGAACAACAGCATCGCAGAGGACACGGAGAGCTACGACGACCTGGATGAGTCTCACACGGAAGATCTGTCGTCCTCCGAGATCCTTGATGTGTCGCTTTCCAGGGCCACGGACTTAGGGGAGCCTGAACGCAGCTCCTCAGAAGAGACTCTCAATAACTTCCAGGAAGCCGAGACACCTGGGGCGGTCTCTCCCAACCAGCCCCACCTTCCTCAGCCTCATTTGCCTCACCTTCCACAACAGAACGTTGTGATCAATGGGAGTGCTCATCCACAccccctccatcaccaccatcccatTCATGGCCACCACCTGCACCACGGGCCCCACCACCCATCCCATGCCGGTGTGGCCAGTACATCCATCCCTGGAGGGCCGCCCTCAAGCCCAGGGTCCAGAAAACTCTCGGCCGCGGGAAGCTCTGACGGTGTTATGCCAGTTGCACCAACTTCTGCTGTATCATCGAGTGGCTCGCCGGCATCTGTCATGACTAGTATACGTGCTCCGAGTACTACCGGCAGCCTAGGTATAAATTCTGTTACAGGCACGAATACAATGAATAACGTTAACATCACTGCTGTGGGTAGTTTTAATCCTGCTGTGACCAGCAGCATCCTTGGTAACGCTAATATAAGTGTGAGCAGTATCCCCAGTGCTGCTAGTGTGAGTGTCGGGCCTGCAGTGAGCAGCGGGGTTAATGTGAATATCTTGAGTGGCATGGGCAATGGTACGATTGCTTCCTCCGCGGCCCTTAACAGCGCTGCCAGTGCAGCTGCGGGCATGACTGTGGGGTCCGTTTCGAGTCAGCAGCAACAGCCAGCAGTTAACACGTCCAGGTTCAGAGTCGTGAAGTTAGATTCTACTTCTGAGCCTTTCAAAAAAGGTCGATGGACTTGCACTGAgttctatgaaaaagaaaacgCCGCCATACCCGCCACCGAAGGGGTGGTGGTAAATAAGGTGGTGGAAAGTGTAAGACAAAACCCGACCGAAGCGACTTCCGAGAGGGAGAGCACGAGTGGGAGCTCCGTGAGCAGCAGCGTCAGCACACTGAGTCACTACACGGAGAGTGTGGGCAGCGGAGAGATGGGCACCCTGGCGGCCCCGCCGGTGCAGCCGCAGCCTCCCCCGACCCTTCCAGGGGTGGCTCTTCCGCAGATGGACTTCAGTGGCGCCGCTCCACAGGGCATTTCAGCAGTTAGCATCCCTCAGAGTATTTCTCAGTCGCAGATCTCGCAGGTACAGTTACCGTCTCAAGAACTGGGCTATCAGCCGAAGCCAGGTCTTCAACCAGTACCTCTGCAAGCCGGTATCCAGCCGTCACCTGTTGGCGTGGTGGGCGTCACTTCGGCTTTAGGTCAGCAGCCTTCCATCGCCAGCCTGGCTCAGCCCCAACTGCCGTATTCCCAGGCGGCCCCCCCAGTGCAAGCTCCCCTGCAAGGCGCGCCACCCCAACAGGTACAATATGGCCAGCCGGCGCCAGCTGTGGCCCCTCCGATGGCCCCAAGCCACGGTACATCAGTGACTCCGAACCCAGCCTCTGAGTATGTTCAGCCCTCACCGCTTCTCCAAACAGCGGTGCCCTCTGGACAGCCCACTTCTGCAGGGGTGGCCCTGGGAGCCACGGTGATTCCTATGGCTCAGCCACAGAGCATCCAGCTCCCAGTGCAGCCCGCGGCAGTCCAAGCACAACCTGCAGGGGCAGCTGGCCAACCTGTTGGCAAGGCTCACACGGCAGTAGCTGTGGTACCTCCCGGCAGTCAAATTGCAAATATTGGTCAACAGACAAGCCTACCATCGGCACTGCAGCAGCCTTCCACCCAAGTCACACCTTCAGTTATCCAGCAAGGTGCTCCTCCGGCTTCACAGATAGTGCCACCTGCTCCAGCTGCGATCCTTCATCAGGGAGTTCAGCCCAGCGCTTCAAGCCTTCCTCAACAACTGGTCATTGCACCCCAGAGTACCCTGTTACCTGCGCCTCCCCAGCCACAGGGGGTCGAGTCGGTAGCTCCAGGAGTGGTTTCGAAGCAGTTGCCTGCAGTTAGTCCTTTGCCCTCTGCTAGTAGTATTTCTGTTACGAATCAGGTTAGTTCAGCTGGTCCTTCTGGACTGCCTTCTGCCCCGACAAACTTGGTTCCATCACAGAATATAGCACAAGCCCCCGCCACTCAGAATGGTAATTTGGTTCAAAGTGTCAGTCAGCCTCCCTTGCTAGCATCTAATATAAATTTGCCTTTGGCACAACAGCTACCGCTCAGTTCTGTTCAATTCTCCGCACAATCATTAGCTCAGGCAATTGGAAGCCAAATCGAAGATGCCAGGCGCCCAGCGGAACCCTCCTTAGTTGGCTTACCTCAGACCATCAGTGGTGACAGTGGGGGAGTGTCAGCAGTTTCAGATGGCAGTAGCAGCAGCCTTGCAGCCTCTGCTTCTCTTTTCCCGTTGAAGGTGCTACCGCTGACGACACCCTTGGTGGATGGCGAGGACGAGAG
- the TSC22D1 gene encoding TSC22 domain family protein 1 isoform X3 gives MHQPPESTAAAAAADMSARKMAHPAMFPRRGSGGGSASALGAAGTGVGSSAPSAEDFPPPSLLQPPPPAASSLSGPQPPPPQSLNLLSQAQLQAQPLAPGGTQMKKKSGFQITSVTPAQISASISSNNSIAEDTESYDDLDESHTEDLSSSEILDVSLSRATDLGEPERSSSEETLNNFQEAETPGAVSPNQPHLPQPHLPHLPQQNVVINGSAHPHPLHHHHPIHGHHLHHGPHHPSHAGVASTSIPGGPPSSPGSRKLSAAGSSDGVMPVAPTSAVSSSGSPASVMTSIRAPSTTGSLGINSVTGTNTMNNVNITAVGSFNPAVTSSILGNANISVSSIPSAASVSVGPAVSSGVNVNILSGMGNGTIASSAALNSAASAAAGMTVGSVSSQQQQPAVNTSRFRVVKLDSTSEPFKKGRWTCTEFYEKENAAIPATEGVVVNKVVESVRQNPTEATSERESTSGSSVSSSVSTLSHYTESVGSGEMGTLAAPPVQPQPPPTLPGVALPQMDFSGAAPQGISAVSIPQSISQSQISQVQLPSQELGYQPKPGLQPVPLQAGIQPSPVGVVGVTSALGQQPSIASLAQPQLPYSQAAPPVQAPLQGAPPQQVQYGQPAPAVAPPMAPSHGTSVTPNPASEYVQPSPLLQTAVPSGQPTSAGVALGATVIPMAQPQSIQLPVQPAAVQAQPAGAAGQPVGKAHTAVAVVPPGSQIANIGQQTSLPSALQQPSTQVTPSVIQQGAPPASQIVPPAPAAILHQGVQPSASSLPQQLVIAPQSTLLPAPPQPQGVESVAPGVVSKQLPAVSPLPSASSISVTNQVSSAGPSGLPSAPTNLVPSQNIAQAPATQNGNLVQSVSQPPLLASNINLPLAQQLPLSSVQFSAQSLAQAIGSQIEDARRPAEPSLVGLPQTISGDSGGVSAVSDGSSSSLAASASLFPLKVLPLTTPLVDGEDESASLLPEVQGVILEPQIQPRPRRAFDVRGPLSPLNLWRQNIQLLERVGKGYLDNGRPVYLFSNCPDFFQLVNILLQPKELL, from the coding sequence ATGCACCAGCCGCCCGAGTCCACGGCGGCCGCGGCCGCTGCAGACATGAGTGCTAGGAAGATGGCGCACCCGGCAATGTTCCCTAGAAGGGGCAGCGGCGGGGGCAGCGCCTCCGCTCTCGGTGCAGCAGGTACCGGCGTCGGTAGTAGTGCCCCATCTGCTGAGGATTTTCCGCCTCCGTCGCTGCTCCAGCCGCCGCCTCCTGCAGCATCTTCTCTGTCGGGACCACAGCCTCCGCCTCCACAAAGCCTGAACCTCCTTTCGCAGGCTCAGCTGCAGGCACAGCCTCTTGCGCCAGGCGGAACgcagatgaaaaagaaaagtggctTCCAGATAACGAGCGTGACCCCGGCTCAGATCTCCGCTAGCATCAGCTCGAACAACAGCATCGCAGAGGACACGGAGAGCTACGACGACCTGGATGAGTCTCACACGGAAGATCTGTCGTCCTCCGAGATCCTTGATGTGTCGCTTTCCAGGGCCACGGACTTAGGGGAGCCTGAACGCAGCTCCTCAGAAGAGACTCTCAATAACTTCCAGGAAGCCGAGACACCTGGGGCGGTCTCTCCCAACCAGCCCCACCTTCCTCAGCCTCATTTGCCTCACCTTCCACAACAGAACGTTGTGATCAATGGGAGTGCTCATCCACAccccctccatcaccaccatcccatTCATGGCCACCACCTGCACCACGGGCCCCACCACCCATCCCATGCCGGTGTGGCCAGTACATCCATCCCTGGAGGGCCGCCCTCAAGCCCAGGGTCCAGAAAACTCTCGGCCGCGGGAAGCTCTGACGGTGTTATGCCAGTTGCACCAACTTCTGCTGTATCATCGAGTGGCTCGCCGGCATCTGTCATGACTAGTATACGTGCTCCGAGTACTACCGGCAGCCTAGGTATAAATTCTGTTACAGGCACGAATACAATGAATAACGTTAACATCACTGCTGTGGGTAGTTTTAATCCTGCTGTGACCAGCAGCATCCTTGGTAACGCTAATATAAGTGTGAGCAGTATCCCCAGTGCTGCTAGTGTGAGTGTCGGGCCTGCAGTGAGCAGCGGGGTTAATGTGAATATCTTGAGTGGCATGGGCAATGGTACGATTGCTTCCTCCGCGGCCCTTAACAGCGCTGCCAGTGCAGCTGCGGGCATGACTGTGGGGTCCGTTTCGAGTCAGCAGCAACAGCCAGCAGTTAACACGTCCAGGTTCAGAGTCGTGAAGTTAGATTCTACTTCTGAGCCTTTCAAAAAAGGTCGATGGACTTGCACTGAgttctatgaaaaagaaaacgCCGCCATACCCGCCACCGAAGGGGTGGTGGTAAATAAGGTGGTGGAAAGTGTAAGACAAAACCCGACCGAAGCGACTTCCGAGAGGGAGAGCACGAGTGGGAGCTCCGTGAGCAGCAGCGTCAGCACACTGAGTCACTACACGGAGAGTGTGGGCAGCGGAGAGATGGGCACCCTGGCGGCCCCGCCGGTGCAGCCGCAGCCTCCCCCGACCCTTCCAGGGGTGGCTCTTCCGCAGATGGACTTCAGTGGCGCCGCTCCACAGGGCATTTCAGCAGTTAGCATCCCTCAGAGTATTTCTCAGTCGCAGATCTCGCAGGTACAGTTACCGTCTCAAGAACTGGGCTATCAGCCGAAGCCAGGTCTTCAACCAGTACCTCTGCAAGCCGGTATCCAGCCGTCACCTGTTGGCGTGGTGGGCGTCACTTCGGCTTTAGGTCAGCAGCCTTCCATCGCCAGCCTGGCTCAGCCCCAACTGCCGTATTCCCAGGCGGCCCCCCCAGTGCAAGCTCCCCTGCAAGGCGCGCCACCCCAACAGGTACAATATGGCCAGCCGGCGCCAGCTGTGGCCCCTCCGATGGCCCCAAGCCACGGTACATCAGTGACTCCGAACCCAGCCTCTGAGTATGTTCAGCCCTCACCGCTTCTCCAAACAGCGGTGCCCTCTGGACAGCCCACTTCTGCAGGGGTGGCCCTGGGAGCCACGGTGATTCCTATGGCTCAGCCACAGAGCATCCAGCTCCCAGTGCAGCCCGCGGCAGTCCAAGCACAACCTGCAGGGGCAGCTGGCCAACCTGTTGGCAAGGCTCACACGGCAGTAGCTGTGGTACCTCCCGGCAGTCAAATTGCAAATATTGGTCAACAGACAAGCCTACCATCGGCACTGCAGCAGCCTTCCACCCAAGTCACACCTTCAGTTATCCAGCAAGGTGCTCCTCCGGCTTCACAGATAGTGCCACCTGCTCCAGCTGCGATCCTTCATCAGGGAGTTCAGCCCAGCGCTTCAAGCCTTCCTCAACAACTGGTCATTGCACCCCAGAGTACCCTGTTACCTGCGCCTCCCCAGCCACAGGGGGTCGAGTCGGTAGCTCCAGGAGTGGTTTCGAAGCAGTTGCCTGCAGTTAGTCCTTTGCCCTCTGCTAGTAGTATTTCTGTTACGAATCAGGTTAGTTCAGCTGGTCCTTCTGGACTGCCTTCTGCCCCGACAAACTTGGTTCCATCACAGAATATAGCACAAGCCCCCGCCACTCAGAATGGTAATTTGGTTCAAAGTGTCAGTCAGCCTCCCTTGCTAGCATCTAATATAAATTTGCCTTTGGCACAACAGCTACCGCTCAGTTCTGTTCAATTCTCCGCACAATCATTAGCTCAGGCAATTGGAAGCCAAATCGAAGATGCCAGGCGCCCAGCGGAACCCTCCTTAGTTGGCTTACCTCAGACCATCAGTGGTGACAGTGGGGGAGTGTCAGCAGTTTCAGATGGCAGTAGCAGCAGCCTTGCAGCCTCTGCTTCTCTTTTCCCGTTGAAGGTGCTACCGCTGACGACACCCTTGGTGGATGGCGAGGACGAGAG
- the TSC22D1 gene encoding TSC22 domain family protein 1 isoform X5, whose translation MHQPPESTAAAAAADMSARKMAHPAMFPRRGSGGGSASALGAAGTGVGSSAPSAEDFPPPSLLQPPPPAASSLSGPQPPPPQSLNLLSQAQLQAQPLAPGGTQMKKKSGFQITSVTPAQISASISSNNSIAEDTESYDDLDESHTEDLSSSEILDVSLSRATDLGEPERSSSEETLNNFQEAETPGAVSPNQPHLPQPHLPHLPQQNVVINGSAHPHPLHHHHPIHGHHLHHGPHHPSHAGVASTSIPGGPPSSPGSRKLSAAGSSDGVMPVAPTSAVSSSGSPASVMTSIRAPSTTGSLGINSVTGTNTMNNVNITAVGSFNPAVTSSILGNANISVSSIPSAASVSVGPAVSSGVNVNILSGMGNGTIASSAALNSAASAAAGMTVGSVSSQQQQPAVNTSRFRVVKLDSTSEPFKKGRWTCTEFYEKENAAIPATEGVVVNKVVESVRQNPTEATSERESTSGSSVSSSVSTLSHYTESVGSGEMGTLAAPPVQPQPPPTLPGVALPQMDFSGAAPQGISAVSIPQSISQSQISQVQLPSQELGYQPKPGLQPVPLQAGIQPSPVGVVGVTSALGQQPSIASLAQPQLPYSQAAPPVQAPLQGAPPQQVQYGQPAPAVAPPMAPSHGTSVTPNPASEYVQPSPLLQTAVPSGQPTSAGVALGATVIPMAQPQSIQLPVQPAAVQAQPAGAAGQPVGKAHTAVAVVPPGSQIANIGQQTSLPSALQQPSTQVTPSVIQQGAPPASQIVPPAPAAILHQGVQPSASSLPQQLVIAPQSTLLPAPPQPQGVESVAPGVVSKQLPAVSPLPSASSISVTNQVSSAGPSGLPSAPTNLVPSQNIAQAPATQNGNLVQSVSQPPLLASNINLPLAQQLPLSSVQFSAQSLAQAIGSQIEDARRPAEPSLVGLPQTISGDSGGVSAVSDGSSSSLAASASLFPLKVLPLTTPLVDGEDERGARSDPRTTDTAKTTESF comes from the coding sequence ATGCACCAGCCGCCCGAGTCCACGGCGGCCGCGGCCGCTGCAGACATGAGTGCTAGGAAGATGGCGCACCCGGCAATGTTCCCTAGAAGGGGCAGCGGCGGGGGCAGCGCCTCCGCTCTCGGTGCAGCAGGTACCGGCGTCGGTAGTAGTGCCCCATCTGCTGAGGATTTTCCGCCTCCGTCGCTGCTCCAGCCGCCGCCTCCTGCAGCATCTTCTCTGTCGGGACCACAGCCTCCGCCTCCACAAAGCCTGAACCTCCTTTCGCAGGCTCAGCTGCAGGCACAGCCTCTTGCGCCAGGCGGAACgcagatgaaaaagaaaagtggctTCCAGATAACGAGCGTGACCCCGGCTCAGATCTCCGCTAGCATCAGCTCGAACAACAGCATCGCAGAGGACACGGAGAGCTACGACGACCTGGATGAGTCTCACACGGAAGATCTGTCGTCCTCCGAGATCCTTGATGTGTCGCTTTCCAGGGCCACGGACTTAGGGGAGCCTGAACGCAGCTCCTCAGAAGAGACTCTCAATAACTTCCAGGAAGCCGAGACACCTGGGGCGGTCTCTCCCAACCAGCCCCACCTTCCTCAGCCTCATTTGCCTCACCTTCCACAACAGAACGTTGTGATCAATGGGAGTGCTCATCCACAccccctccatcaccaccatcccatTCATGGCCACCACCTGCACCACGGGCCCCACCACCCATCCCATGCCGGTGTGGCCAGTACATCCATCCCTGGAGGGCCGCCCTCAAGCCCAGGGTCCAGAAAACTCTCGGCCGCGGGAAGCTCTGACGGTGTTATGCCAGTTGCACCAACTTCTGCTGTATCATCGAGTGGCTCGCCGGCATCTGTCATGACTAGTATACGTGCTCCGAGTACTACCGGCAGCCTAGGTATAAATTCTGTTACAGGCACGAATACAATGAATAACGTTAACATCACTGCTGTGGGTAGTTTTAATCCTGCTGTGACCAGCAGCATCCTTGGTAACGCTAATATAAGTGTGAGCAGTATCCCCAGTGCTGCTAGTGTGAGTGTCGGGCCTGCAGTGAGCAGCGGGGTTAATGTGAATATCTTGAGTGGCATGGGCAATGGTACGATTGCTTCCTCCGCGGCCCTTAACAGCGCTGCCAGTGCAGCTGCGGGCATGACTGTGGGGTCCGTTTCGAGTCAGCAGCAACAGCCAGCAGTTAACACGTCCAGGTTCAGAGTCGTGAAGTTAGATTCTACTTCTGAGCCTTTCAAAAAAGGTCGATGGACTTGCACTGAgttctatgaaaaagaaaacgCCGCCATACCCGCCACCGAAGGGGTGGTGGTAAATAAGGTGGTGGAAAGTGTAAGACAAAACCCGACCGAAGCGACTTCCGAGAGGGAGAGCACGAGTGGGAGCTCCGTGAGCAGCAGCGTCAGCACACTGAGTCACTACACGGAGAGTGTGGGCAGCGGAGAGATGGGCACCCTGGCGGCCCCGCCGGTGCAGCCGCAGCCTCCCCCGACCCTTCCAGGGGTGGCTCTTCCGCAGATGGACTTCAGTGGCGCCGCTCCACAGGGCATTTCAGCAGTTAGCATCCCTCAGAGTATTTCTCAGTCGCAGATCTCGCAGGTACAGTTACCGTCTCAAGAACTGGGCTATCAGCCGAAGCCAGGTCTTCAACCAGTACCTCTGCAAGCCGGTATCCAGCCGTCACCTGTTGGCGTGGTGGGCGTCACTTCGGCTTTAGGTCAGCAGCCTTCCATCGCCAGCCTGGCTCAGCCCCAACTGCCGTATTCCCAGGCGGCCCCCCCAGTGCAAGCTCCCCTGCAAGGCGCGCCACCCCAACAGGTACAATATGGCCAGCCGGCGCCAGCTGTGGCCCCTCCGATGGCCCCAAGCCACGGTACATCAGTGACTCCGAACCCAGCCTCTGAGTATGTTCAGCCCTCACCGCTTCTCCAAACAGCGGTGCCCTCTGGACAGCCCACTTCTGCAGGGGTGGCCCTGGGAGCCACGGTGATTCCTATGGCTCAGCCACAGAGCATCCAGCTCCCAGTGCAGCCCGCGGCAGTCCAAGCACAACCTGCAGGGGCAGCTGGCCAACCTGTTGGCAAGGCTCACACGGCAGTAGCTGTGGTACCTCCCGGCAGTCAAATTGCAAATATTGGTCAACAGACAAGCCTACCATCGGCACTGCAGCAGCCTTCCACCCAAGTCACACCTTCAGTTATCCAGCAAGGTGCTCCTCCGGCTTCACAGATAGTGCCACCTGCTCCAGCTGCGATCCTTCATCAGGGAGTTCAGCCCAGCGCTTCAAGCCTTCCTCAACAACTGGTCATTGCACCCCAGAGTACCCTGTTACCTGCGCCTCCCCAGCCACAGGGGGTCGAGTCGGTAGCTCCAGGAGTGGTTTCGAAGCAGTTGCCTGCAGTTAGTCCTTTGCCCTCTGCTAGTAGTATTTCTGTTACGAATCAGGTTAGTTCAGCTGGTCCTTCTGGACTGCCTTCTGCCCCGACAAACTTGGTTCCATCACAGAATATAGCACAAGCCCCCGCCACTCAGAATGGTAATTTGGTTCAAAGTGTCAGTCAGCCTCCCTTGCTAGCATCTAATATAAATTTGCCTTTGGCACAACAGCTACCGCTCAGTTCTGTTCAATTCTCCGCACAATCATTAGCTCAGGCAATTGGAAGCCAAATCGAAGATGCCAGGCGCCCAGCGGAACCCTCCTTAGTTGGCTTACCTCAGACCATCAGTGGTGACAGTGGGGGAGTGTCAGCAGTTTCAGATGGCAGTAGCAGCAGCCTTGCAGCCTCTGCTTCTCTTTTCCCGTTGAAGGTGCTACCGCTGACGACACCCTTGGTGGATGGCGAGGACGAGAG